In Polaribacter pacificus, the genomic window TGCTGTGAAAAGACGTGTAATAAGTTTTCTAAAGTTTTATTTCCGTCAAAAATAACAGGTGCTAATAAAATAAATTTTGTTCCAATATCAAATGTTTTAATGCGGTTGATGACATCTGTTACCGTGTCCTTAACAACTAGTTGGTTAGATATAGGAGAGTAGGTCTTTCCGATCCTAGCAAAAAGTAATTTCATATAATCATAAATCTCAGTACTGGTTCCAACTGTTGATCTTGGATTTGTAGAGTTTACTTTTTGCTCAATAGCAATTGCAGGAGCAATTCCTTTTATATAATCTACTTTTGGTTTGTGTAATTTTCCTAAAAATTGACGCGCATAAGATGATAGACTTTCTACATATCTACGTTGGCCTTCTGCGTACAAAGTATCAAACGCCAAGGATGACTTACCAGAGCCAGATAGCCCTGTAATTACCACTAATTTATTTCTGGGAATGACAACATCAATATCCTTTAAATTGTGAAGCTTAGCACCTTTAATAATTATATTTTCTTTCGGATTTACAGTGGTAAGATCTAATTTCATTGAGTCAAAAATAAGCCATAAAAATACCATTTTTAAAAGAGAATTTAAAGCAGATCTAGAATAAAATACAATTAGATTTGTGTTTTTGATAAAAATGTATCATATTTGAAATAGTATTCACTACAAAACAAAACGCGTATCGCATAAAATTACTTTTAACATTTAGATAATAAATTCCTGAAGGCTCTTCGCTTTCTTAAAAGTAATACTATGATACGTAACACCACCACACCAGATAGTCTGTTGATTTCTAAGTATATAAATGGCAGTGAGTTTGCTTTAGAAGTACTAATCAAAAGACACCAGCAACGATTGTTTAGCTTTATTTACAGCAAAGTAAAGGATCGTGATGTAACAGAAGATATTTTTCAAGATACTTTTATTAAAGTTATTAGGACTTTAAAAAAAGGACGTTATAACGAAGAAGGGAAGTTTTTGCCTTGGGTAATGCGTATAGCCCATAATTTAATTATTGATTTTTTTAGAAAGTCAAATCGCATGCCTAGTTTTAAAAACACAGATGAGTTTGATATTTTTTCTGTGCTAAGTGATGGTGTTTTTAACGCAGAAAAACGGTTGATTAATGAACAGATTCACGCAGATGTACGATCTCTTGTTGATGAACTTCCTCAAGAACAAAAAGAAGTTTTATTGATGCGAATATATAATGATATGAGTTTTAACGAGATTTCTGAAAACACAGGCGTTAGTATCAATACAGCTTTGGGTAGAATGCGTTATGCATTGATCAATTTAAGAAAGCTAATTGAAAAAAATAAAATTATTTTAACACATTAAATACGAAAATTAAAATTGCTTCGTTATACACTTAATAATCAATGTATAAAGTGTTAATGTATGAAGCAACTTTACTCAAAAAAGTCTCCTAATAATAGGGAGCAACCCACAAATGAAACAATTCAATTTTTAGTTAATTATTCAAAATCATTACACCAAATAAAAACTAAATCAAACCTTGTTATTGAATTGAATTTGAATTAAGAGGGAAAAGCCTTAACGTTAAGTTGAGGCTTTTTTTATTATTTAGTAGCTGCGTCTATAACAGATTTACGCCCAATAGTCTTGGTAATAATATCCTTATCTAAACTCCAGCCTCTTGCAGGCGAATATTCTCTTCCGTACCAGATAATTTGTAAGTGTAAATCGTTCCACAATTCTTTAGGAAATAACCTTTTGGCATCTTTTTCTGTTTGAACTACATTTTTTCCATTGCTTAGGTTCCATCGATACATTAAACGATGTATGTGGGTGTCCACAGGAAAAGCAGGAACTCCGAAAGCTTGACTCATGACCACGCTTGCAGTCTTATGGCCAACAGCAGGTAGTTCTTCAAGAGCTTCAAAACTTTGTGGTACTTTGCCTTCGTGTTTTTCGATCAATATTTTTGAAAGACCATAAATTCCTTTACTCTTCATTGGAGACAGTCCACAAGGTCTTATAATTTCTTTGATTTCTTCTACAGACATTTTAATCATGTCAAAAGGATTGTCTGCTTTGGCAAATAATAAGGGTGTGATTTGGTTTACTCTAACATCTGTACATTGTGCAGACAATAAGACTGCAATTAATAAGGTATATGGATCTTTATGATCTAGAGGCACTGGAATTTCTGGGTAGAGGTCTTGTAATGTTTGAATGACAAAAGCTACTTTTTCTTGTTTGTTCATGGTTTATAGTTACAAAGTTGTAAACCTGCCTGCCGCAGGTAGAGGTACAAAGGTACAAAGTTATAGAGTTACAAACCTGCCTGCCGATTTCCTATCGGATTCATGACATACAGAGGTTCTAAGTTTTTATAAGATAAAACAAAAATGATTTGAGAGAATTTAAATTTTTTTGGTTTTAACTTTAGAATCGTTGTATTTTTAGGGTATAAAATTTAGACATATGACCACATTAAAAATAGGAGATCAAGCACCAAATTTTAAAGCAGAAGACCAAGATGGAATGCTTAGGCAGTTGGCTGATTATGCAGGAAAAAAACTAGTATTATTCTTTTATCCCAAAGCAAGTACGCCAGGCTGTACTGCTGAAGCTTGTGATTTAAGAGATAATTATCAAAGTTTTTTAGCTAAAGGGTATGAAATCCTAGGAGCTAGTGCTGATTCTGCAAAGAGACAGCAAAATTTTATTTCTAAATACGAGTTGCCTTTTCCTTTGCTTGCAGATGAAGATAAAGCTGTAATCACTGCTTTTGGAGTTTGGGGGCCTAAAAAATTTATGGGTAGAGAATACGATGGAATCCACAGAACCACTTTTGTTATTGATGAAAATGGTGTTATAGAAGACATCATTGCTAAAGTTAAAACCAAAGAGCACGCGAGTCAAATATTAAAATAAAAAAAGCCCCAACTATTGGGGCTTTTTTTTATTCTTGATTGCTCATTGAATATGGTACAGAAGTTGGTTTCCCTGCCCAATCTTTATTTGGCGTGCTAGTCATATCAAAAGTAAAAGTACCTCCTTTTTGAATTGCTTCATAGGTAAGGAAGCTTTTATCGTAGCTTTTGTTGTTTAATGCAGTGTTTAGGATGTAGTAATTTGAGTTTGAATTTTGTGGTGCTTCAATAGTAAAACTATTGCCATTTTCTAAATTTAATGTAGCTCTTTTAAACAAAGGACTGCCAATTACATATTGATTGGTTCCTGGTGTTACTGGATAAAAACCTAAAGAGCTAAAGACATACCATGCAGATGTTTGACCATTGTCTTCATCACCACAATAACCATCTGGCGTTGCCGAATACAATGTTGTTAGCACATCTCTAATTTTTTCTTGAGCTTTATAACCCGCATTTGCATAATTGTATAAATAAATCATATGCTGTATAGGTTGATTTCCATGTGCGTAATTACCCATATTTACAATTTGCATTTCTCTAATTTCATGTATAATACCTCCATAATATGAAGCATCAAAAAGAGGAGGCATTTCAAAAACTGTATCGAGTTGCTTGATAAACTTTTGCTTCCCACCCATTAGATCGATTAAACCATTGACATCGTGAAATACAGACCAAGTATAGTGTAAGCTATTTCCTTCTGTAAAAGCATCTCCCCATTTTAATGGATTAAAAGGAGATTGAAAGCTGCCGTCTTTGTTTTTTCCTCTCATTAAATTGCTGCTTGGATCAAATACATTTTTATAACGTAAAGATTGGTCGTAATATTTTTTAGCAACATCTGGCTTGTTTAGTTTTGTAGCCATTTGTCCAATGGAAAAATCTGCAAAAGCATATTCTAAGGTACGTGCAACATTTTCATTGACACCTACATTGTAAGGTACGTAGCCTAGGCTATTGTAATATGTTAAACCAGCTCTACCTACTGATCTTACTGGTCGTCCGTCAGCAACCGTCGCGTTTTTAAGCATGGCTTCAAAAAGCACTGCTGTATCTTCTGGATCTACATTTCCTTTTAAGAATGCGTCGGCAACAATGATGGCAGAATTAGAGCCTATCATACAATCTCGATGCCCTGGACTTGCCCATTCAGGTAACCAACCTGATTCTTTATATGTATTGGCAAGGCCTGCCATTATTTGTTTGTTGAGACTTGGGTACATCATGTTAAAAAATGGATATACCGCTCTAAAAGTATCCCAAAAGCCATTGTCGGTAAACATATAGCCAGGCAGCACTTTTCCGTTGTATGGACTGTAATGCATTACCTGATTGTTGGCATCGTACTCATAAAATTTTCTAGGAAAAAGTAGTACTCGATACAAGCTAGAATAAAAAGTCTTTATATGATCGGTATTTGGATCTTCTATTTTAATTTTTGACAGCTCAACTTCCCAAGCTTCCTTGGCTTTCTCTTTGGTGTTTTCAAAAGAATCAGAACCAATTTCTCTGTCAAGATTAATTTGAGCTTGTTCTGGACTGATAAATGAAGATGCTACTTTAGCATGAATAATTTCTCCTTTTGCTGTTTTAAAACCAACAATTGCTCCCACGTGTTTGCCTTCACTATCTAAGCTATTTTCTTGTAGAGACCAATTGTCATTCCAAGTGTGTTTTAGCTCAAAATCCTTGTCAAATTGAATGATAAAATAATTATGAAAATTGTCTGGAACACCTCCGCTGTTGTTTCTGCTATATCCAATAATTTTACGCTCTTCAGGAATGATTTTAACCATAGAGCCTTTGAAAAAAGCATCTAATATAATATAAGATTGGTCGGCTTCTGGGAACGTAAATTTAAAATGAGCTGCCCTTTCGGTAGGAGCTACTTCTGCAATAACATCATAGTCTGCAAGGTAGACCTTATAATGATAGGGTTTTACTGTTTCTGCTTTGTGTGAAAACCAAGAAGCTCGTTCATCCTCTTTAAACTTTAAATCGCCAGTTACTGCCATTAGTGAAAAGGCTGCATAATCATTGATCCAAGGACTCGGTTGATGTGTTTGTTTAATCCCTCTAATTTTGTTTTCATTGTACTTATAAGTCCAACCGTCTCCCATTTTTGAAGTCATGGGAGTCCAGAAATTCATTCCCCAAGGGGTTGCAATTGCCGGATAAGTATTACCATTAGAAAGGCTGAATTTTGAATCGGTCCCCATTAATGGATTAACATAATCAACGAGTGCTATTTTTTCTGTGTTTTCAAATGGAGTCTTGTCTGAAGTTGTGCAAGCAAGGCTTACTAAAAGAGTCAAAAAAAAGAAGAGCTTAATTGGTTTCATTGTTTTTTATTCTAAATGAACTACCAAAATACAATAACTCAAATTAAATTGATAATTTATTCTTAGATTTTGATGAAAGGCTTTTGTTTTTTGATAAAAAAAACCGAGCAAGTAGCTCGGTTTTTCTAAAAGAATTAGGTTGTTATTTAAATATTAAAATTTACCCCAAGTACTATATTTCTACCTGAGTTTAAAATTCCGTCACTTTTTAAACGCGATAAGTGGTTTATATAATTAGTATCTAATAGATTTGTTATTGAAAGTGAACCGTTAAACTTTAATTCACCAAGACTAATTGCTCCACCAAATCCTAGATCGACTAAGTTATAGCTGCTTGTATTTGTTTCAAATTGACTGACATTTTTTTGAGTAAACGTTGAGTTTAAACTTAATGTAGCGTATCCATTTTGAAGCCAATTTTTAATATCAAACTCTGTACGTAATGTATTCTTTATGATATTTGCAGGGATTAAAGGAAGGTAGTCTCCGTTAGATTGCTTACCGATAACCATTTCATAACTCGATTGCAAATGCAGCCAATCTACAGGGTGTGGATGTAAGTGAAAACCTATTTCACCTCCATATAATTTGGCATTATTTTGAGTGTAATTATACACTGGAGCTCCATCTTCTACAGCACCCGTAGGAGAAAGGTAGATATAGTCATTTAAAGTATTATGGAATGCATTTACAAACAATTCTAGGTGTTCTGTTTGGTATTCTATAGCCAAATCTGCCTGGATGTTTTTTTCTGTTTCTAAATTGGCATTTCCCAACTCAAACCTATTGGTACCATGATGTACACCATTTGACGTAAGTTCTGCTAAATTTGGTGCTCTAAAACCTGTTGCGGCATTTATTCTAATAGTTGTGTTTTTAAATGGTGCAAACTTATATCCCAAAGAGGCAGTAAAGCTATTGTAGTCCTTGTCTAAAGCTTCAAAAACATGAACTTCTGTTTCGTGAACCACTTCGTGATACTCAGTCATTAAGCTTCTATTATCAAATCGAATACCCGCCTGAATAGAAGAGCTGTTCCAACTGTAGTTAACAGTTCCAAACATTCCTACATCATTAATTTTTGCATCCGGAATCAACAACTCTTCACCAAAGTTTTTATTGGTTTGATGCATACCTTGAAGTCCGAAAATAACATCAACTTCATTTGAAAATCTTGCAAGGTGATATTTGATGTTATAATTAAAGGTTTTTAACTTCATACGCAAAGCTGGTCCTTCATGATCTTCATCGTGCTCATCATGATCTTCATCATCGTCATGGTCATCGTGGTCATCATGCCCGTGTTCTTCTTCAAATTCATTTCTGTCATTATATAAGTAGCCTAAATCAACATCTAACTTTGAGTTTCCAAAGAAAAAATGATTGTGCATGCTAAAGATATGATTGTCAATTTGTTGATACGGCTCCATTGGAGTTGTGTAATTTGACTGTGCTCCAATTCCTTCTGTAATTCCTAATAAGGATCCATTAAAATTATATCTTATTTCACTTGAATAGTTTGTGCTATTATAGCCTAGCCCCAATTTAAAATCTTGCTCTCTAAAACGAGTATTGGTAACTTTCTCTCCTGATGGTACTTTGTAATCAGAATGATTATTAGCAGTTGCTCTCGCTAAAAACTTCCAACGATCCGTAGATTTTTTGTACCCCAAAGAAGTATTGCTTCCTAGGGTGTTGCTAAAATAACGCTGACCAAAAAGGAAACTTGATTGATTTGCAGTTGCAAATTTTTCAGGATTGATATAAATAACACCCCCTAGTGCATCAGATCCATAAAGTAATGAAGCAGGTCCTTTAATAACCTCTATGCTTTCTATACCTTCATCACTAATGCCTAAACCGTGCTCATCGCCAAATTGTTGGTTTTCTAATCGTACTCCTTGAGCATAAACCAATACTCGGTTACCGCTCAATCCTCTAATTACTGGTTTTCCAATAGAGGCTCCAGTAGAAATTTGAGAAACTCCACTAATAGAGGCTAACCCATTTATTAATGTAGGTGCTCCTGTTCTTTTTAAGGCTGCCGCTGTCATGCGTTCAACCTTCATTACATTTTCTGACTGTAATTTGTTAAAAGGAGTAGAGATAATTACTTCATCAATGGTATATATAGATTCTTTTAATAGAATGTTTACAACCAATGGTTTTCCTGTAATGTTTAACTTTTTTGTTAGGGTTTGAAATCCTAAATACGAAAAAGATAATTTAACTGAGCCATTGGGTAAGTTTGTTAATTCATAACGA contains:
- a CDS encoding RNA polymerase sigma factor translates to MIRNTTTPDSLLISKYINGSEFALEVLIKRHQQRLFSFIYSKVKDRDVTEDIFQDTFIKVIRTLKKGRYNEEGKFLPWVMRIAHNLIIDFFRKSNRMPSFKNTDEFDIFSVLSDGVFNAEKRLINEQIHADVRSLVDELPQEQKEVLLMRIYNDMSFNEISENTGVSINTALGRMRYALINLRKLIEKNKIILTH
- a CDS encoding GH92 family glycosyl hydrolase; the encoded protein is MKPIKLFFFLTLLVSLACTTSDKTPFENTEKIALVDYVNPLMGTDSKFSLSNGNTYPAIATPWGMNFWTPMTSKMGDGWTYKYNENKIRGIKQTHQPSPWINDYAAFSLMAVTGDLKFKEDERASWFSHKAETVKPYHYKVYLADYDVIAEVAPTERAAHFKFTFPEADQSYIILDAFFKGSMVKIIPEERKIIGYSRNNSGGVPDNFHNYFIIQFDKDFELKHTWNDNWSLQENSLDSEGKHVGAIVGFKTAKGEIIHAKVASSFISPEQAQINLDREIGSDSFENTKEKAKEAWEVELSKIKIEDPNTDHIKTFYSSLYRVLLFPRKFYEYDANNQVMHYSPYNGKVLPGYMFTDNGFWDTFRAVYPFFNMMYPSLNKQIMAGLANTYKESGWLPEWASPGHRDCMIGSNSAIIVADAFLKGNVDPEDTAVLFEAMLKNATVADGRPVRSVGRAGLTYYNSLGYVPYNVGVNENVARTLEYAFADFSIGQMATKLNKPDVAKKYYDQSLRYKNVFDPSSNLMRGKNKDGSFQSPFNPLKWGDAFTEGNSLHYTWSVFHDVNGLIDLMGGKQKFIKQLDTVFEMPPLFDASYYGGIIHEIREMQIVNMGNYAHGNQPIQHMIYLYNYANAGYKAQEKIRDVLTTLYSATPDGYCGDEDNGQTSAWYVFSSLGFYPVTPGTNQYVIGSPLFKRATLNLENGNSFTIEAPQNSNSNYYILNTALNNKSYDKSFLTYEAIQKGGTFTFDMTSTPNKDWAGKPTSVPYSMSNQE
- a CDS encoding endonuclease III domain-containing protein, whose protein sequence is MNKQEKVAFVIQTLQDLYPEIPVPLDHKDPYTLLIAVLLSAQCTDVRVNQITPLLFAKADNPFDMIKMSVEEIKEIIRPCGLSPMKSKGIYGLSKILIEKHEGKVPQSFEALEELPAVGHKTASVVMSQAFGVPAFPVDTHIHRLMYRWNLSNGKNVVQTEKDAKRLFPKELWNDLHLQIIWYGREYSPARGWSLDKDIITKTIGRKSVIDAATK
- the bcp gene encoding thioredoxin-dependent thiol peroxidase, which translates into the protein MTTLKIGDQAPNFKAEDQDGMLRQLADYAGKKLVLFFYPKASTPGCTAEACDLRDNYQSFLAKGYEILGASADSAKRQQNFISKYELPFPLLADEDKAVITAFGVWGPKKFMGREYDGIHRTTFVIDENGVIEDIIAKVKTKEHASQILK
- a CDS encoding TonB-dependent receptor — encoded protein: MKLFIHMFIALVCMSSFAQTTVTGTITDIDNNPLFGVEVYASDLHRGTITDEHGRYELTNLPNGSVKLSFSYLGFQTLTKKLNITGKPLVVNILLKESIYTIDEVIISTPFNKLQSENVMKVERMTAAALKRTGAPTLINGLASISGVSQISTGASIGKPVIRGLSGNRVLVYAQGVRLENQQFGDEHGLGISDEGIESIEVIKGPASLLYGSDALGGVIYINPEKFATANQSSFLFGQRYFSNTLGSNTSLGYKKSTDRWKFLARATANNHSDYKVPSGEKVTNTRFREQDFKLGLGYNSTNYSSEIRYNFNGSLLGITEGIGAQSNYTTPMEPYQQIDNHIFSMHNHFFFGNSKLDVDLGYLYNDRNEFEEEHGHDDHDDHDDDEDHDEHDEDHEGPALRMKLKTFNYNIKYHLARFSNEVDVIFGLQGMHQTNKNFGEELLIPDAKINDVGMFGTVNYSWNSSSIQAGIRFDNRSLMTEYHEVVHETEVHVFEALDKDYNSFTASLGYKFAPFKNTTIRINAATGFRAPNLAELTSNGVHHGTNRFELGNANLETEKNIQADLAIEYQTEHLELFVNAFHNTLNDYIYLSPTGAVEDGAPVYNYTQNNAKLYGGEIGFHLHPHPVDWLHLQSSYEMVIGKQSNGDYLPLIPANIIKNTLRTEFDIKNWLQNGYATLSLNSTFTQKNVSQFETNTSSYNLVDLGFGGAISLGELKFNGSLSITNLLDTNYINHLSRLKSDGILNSGRNIVLGVNFNI